One stretch of Corallococcus exiguus DNA includes these proteins:
- a CDS encoding iron-containing redox enzyme family protein, whose product MQTQTKQQTATNWLAALDEEARGLVAAVDAHPDARGLLDGTLDVEGYIHYLVQTYHYARWSTPILAEAGHRLNRLGRHPELAKLLIQKGEEERGHDIWLLTDLKNLGVPEAQVEAAAHNPAVDAYTGWNFFTSLSGVPTAVLGTAYALEYLSQTRAGVWAERLQAVSTIPNIRKSVTFLRSHGALDGGHVAEMQKILTPLTDPEDQEAILFSARVARSVYPRIFREGATVGHPHTR is encoded by the coding sequence GTGCAAACCCAGACGAAGCAGCAGACGGCAACGAATTGGCTGGCGGCGCTGGACGAAGAGGCGCGGGGGCTGGTGGCGGCGGTGGATGCGCACCCGGACGCCCGCGGCCTCCTCGACGGCACCCTCGACGTGGAGGGCTACATCCACTACCTCGTCCAGACGTATCACTACGCCCGCTGGAGCACCCCCATCCTCGCCGAGGCGGGCCACCGGCTGAACCGGCTGGGCCGGCACCCGGAGCTGGCGAAGCTGTTGATCCAGAAGGGGGAGGAGGAGCGGGGTCACGACATCTGGTTGCTGACGGACCTGAAGAACCTGGGCGTCCCGGAGGCGCAGGTGGAGGCGGCGGCGCACAACCCCGCGGTGGATGCCTACACGGGGTGGAACTTCTTCACGTCGCTCTCGGGCGTGCCGACGGCGGTGCTGGGGACCGCGTACGCGCTGGAGTACCTGTCGCAGACGCGGGCGGGCGTGTGGGCGGAGCGGCTGCAGGCGGTGTCCACCATCCCCAACATCCGCAAGTCCGTCACGTTCCTGCGCAGCCACGGCGCGCTGGACGGGGGCCACGTGGCGGAGATGCAGAAGATCCTGACGCCGCTGACGGACCCGGAGGACCAGGAGGCCATCCTCTTCTCCGCCCGGGTCGCCCGGAGCGTCTACCCGCGCATCTTCCGTGAGGGCGCCACCGTCGGCCACCCCCACACGAGGTAG
- a CDS encoding CHAT domain-containing protein, translating into MRIARADLELEPSQAHDGRLRPAEIATLPLQRATLVTLAACDTARGEAELSDERLDFTRAFLIAGASAVLATRWKVAEDEATTRFLVDFYRAYREPLETPPALRKARALTVARRLARERQEPASVWAAWVLVGDAR; encoded by the coding sequence GTGCGCATCGCCCGCGCCGACCTGGAGCTCGAACCCTCCCAGGCCCACGATGGCCGGCTGAGACCCGCGGAGATCGCCACCCTGCCCCTCCAGCGGGCCACGCTCGTCACGCTGGCGGCATGTGACACGGCCCGGGGTGAAGCGGAGCTGAGCGACGAGCGCCTGGACTTCACTCGGGCCTTCCTCATCGCGGGCGCCAGCGCGGTCCTCGCCACCCGCTGGAAGGTCGCGGAGGACGAGGCCACGACCCGGTTCCTCGTGGACTTCTATCGCGCATATCGCGAGCCTTTGGAGACGCCGCCCGCCTTGCGGAAGGCGCGGGCACTCACGGTCGCGCGGCGACTGGCCCGCGAGCGGCAGGAACCCGCCAGCGTGTGGGCCGCGTGGGTGCTCGTGGGAGACGCGCGTTGA
- a CDS encoding TetR/AcrR family transcriptional regulator: MKDREKVTAEDAEGPDTRARILAAAAELIASGGPDAATTRAVAAAAGVQAPTLYRLFGDKHGLLSAVVEHELTSYVAKKAARKPHPDPLQDLRMGWDMHVAFGLSHPGLFALMCSDLEPAPQPSVVGTGNEVLRRRIRNIALAGRLRVSEERALGLVSSMCNGAVLTLLRQPEGQRDLGLSEAARETVMAAISSETAPPANTEVRSAATTLRASLDRLTVLTPGESALLSELLARITDAG; the protein is encoded by the coding sequence ATGAAGGACCGGGAGAAGGTCACCGCCGAAGACGCCGAGGGCCCCGATACGCGTGCGCGCATCCTGGCGGCCGCCGCGGAACTCATCGCCTCTGGAGGACCCGACGCAGCGACCACGCGTGCCGTCGCCGCCGCGGCAGGCGTGCAGGCACCCACGCTCTACCGGCTCTTCGGCGACAAGCACGGGCTCCTATCGGCCGTCGTCGAGCACGAGCTGACGAGCTACGTGGCGAAGAAGGCCGCGCGCAAGCCGCACCCGGATCCGCTTCAGGACCTGCGGATGGGCTGGGACATGCACGTCGCGTTCGGACTCAGCCATCCAGGGCTGTTCGCGCTCATGTGCAGCGACCTGGAGCCGGCCCCCCAACCCTCCGTGGTCGGCACGGGGAATGAGGTCCTGCGGCGCCGCATCCGGAACATCGCGCTCGCGGGCCGCCTGAGGGTCAGTGAAGAGCGGGCGCTCGGCCTCGTGTCGTCCATGTGCAACGGCGCCGTGCTCACGCTCCTGCGCCAGCCCGAAGGGCAACGCGACCTCGGACTGTCCGAGGCCGCGCGAGAGACGGTCATGGCCGCCATCTCCAGCGAGACGGCGCCTCCGGCGAATACGGAGGTCCGTTCAGCGGCCACCACGCTGCGAGCCTCCCTGGACCGGCTCACCGTCCTGACCCCAGGCGAAAGCGCGCTGTTGAGCGAACTGCTGGCGCGCATCACGGATGCCGGGTGA
- a CDS encoding SDR family oxidoreductase, with amino-acid sequence MIVVTGATGQLGRLIVEKLIARVPVDRVAVSVRDVQKAQDLAARGVRVRSGDFAEPKSLAHAFEGATQVLMVSSNAAAHGGDPLAQHRSAIDAARSAGARRIVYTSHMGASRTSAFPPMLDHAATEQMLAESGMAWTSLRNGFYASSAAFLLERALSSGVFEAPADGKVSWTTHADLAEAAAVILTNEGRFDGPTPPLTASQALDFGVLCDIASGILGRPIRRSTVSEDEMRAKLVASGMPAPVVGISLGLYRASRDGEFAAVDPTLRQLLGREPVSMRELLAGKLR; translated from the coding sequence ATGATCGTCGTGACCGGAGCAACGGGGCAGCTTGGCCGCCTCATCGTGGAGAAGCTCATCGCCCGCGTCCCGGTGGACCGGGTCGCCGTCAGCGTCCGGGACGTCCAGAAGGCCCAGGACCTGGCGGCACGCGGCGTCCGGGTGCGGAGCGGGGACTTCGCGGAGCCGAAGAGCCTCGCGCATGCCTTCGAGGGCGCGACCCAGGTGCTGATGGTCTCGTCGAACGCGGCCGCGCATGGGGGCGATCCCCTGGCCCAGCATCGCTCCGCCATCGACGCCGCGCGGTCCGCCGGCGCGCGGCGCATCGTCTACACGAGTCACATGGGCGCGAGCCGTACGTCGGCGTTTCCACCGATGCTCGACCACGCGGCGACGGAGCAGATGCTTGCGGAGTCCGGCATGGCGTGGACCTCGCTTCGCAATGGCTTCTACGCCTCGAGCGCGGCGTTCCTGCTGGAGCGGGCCCTGTCCTCGGGCGTGTTCGAGGCCCCCGCGGACGGGAAGGTCTCCTGGACCACGCACGCGGACCTCGCGGAGGCGGCGGCGGTCATCCTCACGAACGAGGGGCGGTTTGACGGGCCGACGCCGCCGCTCACGGCGTCGCAGGCGCTCGACTTCGGAGTGTTGTGTGACATCGCGTCCGGCATCCTCGGACGTCCCATCCGTCGAAGCACCGTGTCCGAGGACGAGATGCGCGCGAAGCTCGTGGCGAGCGGGATGCCCGCGCCCGTGGTCGGCATCTCGCTCGGCCTCTACCGCGCGAGCCGCGACGGCGAGTTCGCGGCGGTCGACCCCACGCTGCGGCAGCTGCTCGGGCGTGAGCCGGTGAGCATGCGCGAGCTGCTCGCCGGCAAGCTGCGCTGA
- a CDS encoding non-canonical purine NTP pyrophosphatase, with amino-acid sequence MTPVYFSTSNAEKFEAVKRFFHRSRTPPRLLKQEVPEVLSHDLDFVVREKAFEAYRRTPVHLFVEHGGLYIDHFKQLPGPLVKPFWNALQGDLCTLIPPGASRAAHVIQRVCYCDGQKLQVFEGRIEGSIAPMQKGTGLHWEPVFIPAGQTRTMGEMPLDEKLACSGSAQAYGKLRKALGRLLG; translated from the coding sequence ATGACCCCCGTCTACTTCAGCACGTCGAACGCGGAGAAGTTCGAGGCCGTGAAGCGCTTCTTCCACCGCAGCAGGACGCCTCCGCGGCTCCTGAAACAGGAAGTCCCGGAGGTGCTTTCCCACGACCTGGACTTCGTCGTCCGCGAGAAGGCCTTCGAGGCGTACAGGAGGACACCGGTCCACCTCTTCGTGGAACACGGCGGGCTCTACATCGACCATTTCAAGCAGCTGCCGGGCCCCCTGGTGAAGCCGTTCTGGAATGCCCTCCAGGGAGACCTCTGCACCTTGATCCCCCCAGGGGCCTCGCGCGCCGCCCATGTGATCCAGCGCGTCTGCTATTGCGACGGCCAGAAGCTCCAGGTCTTCGAGGGACGCATCGAGGGCAGCATCGCCCCCATGCAGAAGGGCACGGGCCTGCACTGGGAGCCCGTCTTCATCCCCGCGGGGCAGACACGAACGATGGGCGAGATGCCCCTGGATGAGAAGCTGGCATGCAGCGGGAGCGCCCAGGCCTATGGGAAGCTGCGGAAGGCCTTGGGACGGCTGCTCGGGTAG
- a CDS encoding APC family permease codes for MSPSNPQDEAGARRDGYARRVGLFSGVMLVIGGIIGSGIFLNPAIVAQRVHTPALTLAVWLLGGVVALIGAFIYGELGQRIPKAGGSYVYLRDAFGPLPAFLNAWGLMLMIATGAIAAVAVTFANYTLALTGLGPGFRFPLAVGAILLLSGVNYFGVRSGTLTQNVFTVLKLLALAGLVGAGLLLESAHPAAVEVVAAPVAPDNLVLALGAALVPVLFSYGGWQQTNFVAEEMVDPERNLPRALLLGVIGVVTVYLLANLTYLRTLGAVGLAASSAPAADALGQLIGPAGRTFITLGVALSTFGFLNLVILVSPRVYQAMAADGLFFPWMARLHPRYRTPSNAILFQAAWAILLTGTGTYGELLDYVVFADWLIFGATAATLFVYRARERQGLVPRAAYRVPGYPITPLLFIAAALYVLLGSTASNPLNALKGTLLFGAGVPVFLFWRRRIRRTETPPALGAP; via the coding sequence ATGAGCCCCTCCAACCCACAGGATGAAGCTGGAGCCCGCCGCGACGGCTACGCCCGGCGCGTCGGATTGTTCTCGGGGGTGATGCTCGTCATTGGCGGCATCATCGGTTCGGGCATCTTCCTCAACCCGGCCATCGTCGCGCAGCGCGTGCACACGCCCGCGCTCACCCTGGCCGTGTGGCTGCTCGGCGGAGTCGTGGCGCTCATTGGCGCCTTCATCTACGGGGAATTGGGCCAGCGCATCCCCAAGGCGGGCGGCAGCTATGTCTATCTGCGCGATGCCTTTGGTCCCCTGCCCGCGTTCCTCAATGCGTGGGGACTGATGCTGATGATCGCCACCGGCGCCATCGCCGCGGTGGCCGTCACCTTCGCCAACTACACGCTCGCGCTTACCGGCCTGGGGCCCGGCTTCCGCTTCCCCCTCGCCGTCGGCGCCATCCTCCTGCTCTCCGGGGTGAACTACTTCGGCGTGCGGTCCGGGACGCTCACGCAGAACGTCTTCACCGTGCTCAAGCTGCTGGCGCTCGCGGGGCTCGTGGGCGCGGGGCTCCTGCTCGAAAGCGCCCATCCCGCCGCGGTGGAGGTCGTGGCCGCTCCGGTGGCGCCCGACAACCTCGTGCTCGCGCTGGGGGCGGCGCTTGTCCCGGTGCTGTTCAGCTACGGCGGCTGGCAACAGACGAACTTCGTGGCCGAGGAGATGGTCGACCCCGAGCGCAACCTGCCGCGCGCCCTGCTGCTCGGCGTCATCGGCGTGGTGACGGTGTACCTGCTCGCGAACCTCACCTACCTGCGCACGCTCGGCGCGGTGGGGCTCGCGGCGAGCAGCGCCCCGGCGGCGGACGCGCTCGGCCAGCTCATCGGGCCCGCGGGCCGCACGTTCATCACCCTGGGCGTGGCGCTCTCCACCTTCGGGTTCCTCAACCTCGTCATCCTGGTATCTCCGCGCGTCTACCAGGCCATGGCCGCGGATGGACTGTTCTTCCCGTGGATGGCCCGGCTGCACCCGCGCTACCGCACGCCCTCCAACGCCATCCTCTTCCAGGCGGCCTGGGCCATCCTCCTCACGGGCACGGGCACGTACGGCGAGCTGCTCGATTACGTCGTCTTCGCCGACTGGCTCATCTTCGGCGCCACGGCCGCGACGCTGTTCGTCTACCGAGCGCGCGAACGCCAGGGGCTGGTGCCTCGCGCCGCGTACCGGGTGCCCGGCTATCCCATCACCCCGCTCCTCTTCATCGCGGCGGCGCTGTACGTCCTGCTGGGCTCCACGGCCTCCAACCCGCTCAACGCGCTCAAGGGCACGTTGCTGTTTGGCGCGGGCGTGCCCGTGTTCCTGTTCTGGCGCCGGCGCATCCGGCGGACAGAGACCCCGCCGGCCCTGGGCGCGCCTTGA
- a CDS encoding helix-turn-helix transcriptional regulator — protein MNRTADGIKDRAIVALNSSLFLPQALEAARAPFLELVQADAMALCLMHVAPKADFRWYVPGHPLRILDEYASLIDHDFLRAPIFARPNVPVRDTQLLTRGEYERTLIYQRSQELDPRFEHIMAVLLHIRPGLVAALALYRNRRRAFTTENAAVLSSLNPHLVNAVRNCSDVQTLMTGASLLEELYRRNDSAFLVVENSSKEAMRSEHAAALLDRWFTRSDLDSSGLPRALKEQLDALVALGADARLGNTRWVSNHQDGNRTCRFVELPTEEGPRRWALLLNETPHSIPLPAEMECELTTREVTVAKCLLRNRNNEQIADELDLSVLTVKTHVRNIFDKLGIDGRADLIYQAARLNKPV, from the coding sequence ATGAATCGCACTGCCGACGGGATCAAGGACCGGGCCATCGTGGCCCTCAACAGCTCCCTGTTCCTCCCCCAGGCCCTCGAGGCCGCACGCGCTCCCTTCCTCGAGCTCGTTCAGGCCGATGCCATGGCGCTATGCCTCATGCACGTCGCGCCCAAGGCGGACTTCCGGTGGTACGTCCCGGGCCACCCGCTCCGCATCCTCGATGAGTATGCCAGCCTGATTGACCATGACTTCCTCCGGGCCCCCATCTTCGCCCGGCCCAACGTGCCCGTCCGCGACACGCAGCTCCTCACCCGCGGGGAGTATGAGCGAACCCTCATCTATCAACGCAGCCAGGAGCTGGACCCGCGCTTCGAGCACATCATGGCCGTGCTCCTCCACATCCGCCCCGGTCTCGTCGCCGCGCTCGCGCTCTACCGGAACCGGCGACGCGCCTTCACGACCGAGAACGCCGCCGTCCTCTCCAGCCTCAACCCGCACCTGGTGAACGCGGTGCGCAACTGCAGTGACGTCCAGACCCTCATGACCGGAGCCAGCCTCCTCGAAGAGCTCTACCGCCGCAACGACTCCGCCTTCCTCGTCGTGGAGAACTCCTCCAAGGAGGCGATGCGCTCCGAGCACGCCGCCGCCCTCCTGGATCGCTGGTTCACCCGGTCGGACCTCGACTCCTCCGGACTCCCGCGCGCCCTGAAGGAGCAGTTGGACGCCCTGGTTGCGCTGGGCGCGGACGCCCGGCTTGGGAACACCCGCTGGGTCTCCAACCATCAGGATGGCAACCGCACGTGCCGGTTCGTCGAACTGCCTACCGAGGAAGGCCCCCGGCGATGGGCCCTCTTGCTGAACGAGACGCCCCACTCCATCCCGCTCCCCGCGGAGATGGAGTGCGAGCTCACCACGCGCGAGGTCACCGTCGCGAAGTGCCTGCTCCGCAATCGGAACAACGAGCAGATCGCGGATGAGCTCGACCTCTCCGTCCTGACCGTGAAGACCCACGTGCGAAACATCTTCGACAAGCTGGGCATCGACGGCCGCGCGGACCTCATCTACCAGGCCGCGCGCCTCAACAAGCCTGTCTGA
- a CDS encoding glycoside hydrolase family 43 protein: protein MKNPSLFSAVVLAALAAGCGEERSDAPLVDEAPVGTSSGALACTTRITYGDRWIHPGHPEQHDTASGLVTWDGSCVNEGSNSYAVLSNGWKPYFTGPNACVLALDTDCSGATTCATRVTYGPAWLHPAGHAAQYDDVGGRVTWDRGCTNASPNSYTVLSNDWSPYFSGTNACGISLRYTGCGGLYQNPVVPVDCADPGVIHDGTQYVAACTSGGAANAFPLRTSKDLVTWTAAGNIFPSARRPTWATGDYWAPELHKVGTRYIAYFTARHQDGKLSIGAATATSALGPFTDLGHPLVHDAGMGMIDATFFYDTAGVPYLVWKADGNAVGQPTPIYGQTLSADGLSLTGTRRTLMSNTLGWEGGVVEAPWVVARGGYYYLFYSGNSYANSTYAVGVARATSPLGPYTKLGNPILKTGGGWVGPGHNSVVTGPGGDTVMVYHAWNSAHTARVMLVDAMTWPNGWPAVPEAPSSGSRPMP, encoded by the coding sequence ATGAAGAACCCCTCGTTGTTTTCCGCCGTCGTCCTCGCCGCGCTCGCGGCGGGTTGTGGTGAAGAGCGTTCCGACGCTCCCCTCGTGGACGAGGCCCCGGTGGGCACGTCCAGCGGGGCGCTCGCGTGCACCACGCGCATCACCTACGGGGACCGGTGGATCCACCCCGGGCACCCGGAGCAGCACGACACCGCGAGCGGTCTGGTGACCTGGGACGGCAGCTGCGTCAACGAAGGCAGCAACTCCTACGCCGTGTTGTCGAACGGCTGGAAGCCGTACTTCACCGGGCCCAACGCCTGTGTGCTGGCGCTCGACACGGACTGTTCCGGCGCCACGACCTGCGCGACGCGCGTCACCTACGGTCCGGCGTGGTTGCACCCCGCGGGACACGCGGCCCAGTACGACGACGTGGGCGGCCGCGTGACGTGGGACCGGGGCTGCACCAATGCCTCTCCCAACTCGTACACGGTGCTGTCGAACGACTGGTCGCCGTACTTCAGCGGCACCAACGCGTGCGGCATCTCGCTGCGCTACACGGGCTGTGGAGGGCTCTACCAGAACCCCGTGGTGCCCGTGGACTGCGCGGACCCGGGCGTCATCCATGACGGCACGCAGTACGTCGCGGCCTGCACGTCCGGGGGCGCGGCCAACGCGTTCCCGCTGCGGACGTCCAAGGACCTGGTCACCTGGACGGCCGCGGGCAACATCTTCCCCTCCGCGCGCCGGCCGACGTGGGCCACGGGAGACTACTGGGCGCCGGAGCTCCACAAGGTGGGCACGCGGTACATCGCGTACTTCACCGCGCGCCACCAGGACGGGAAGCTGTCCATCGGCGCCGCGACGGCCACCAGCGCGCTGGGGCCCTTCACGGACCTGGGCCATCCCCTGGTGCATGACGCGGGCATGGGGATGATTGACGCCACGTTCTTCTACGACACCGCGGGCGTGCCGTACCTGGTGTGGAAGGCGGATGGGAACGCGGTGGGGCAGCCCACGCCCATCTATGGCCAGACGCTGTCGGCGGATGGGCTGTCGCTCACCGGCACGCGCCGCACGCTGATGAGCAACACGCTTGGCTGGGAGGGCGGCGTCGTCGAGGCGCCGTGGGTCGTCGCGCGGGGCGGTTACTACTACCTCTTCTACAGCGGCAACTCGTACGCCAACAGCACCTACGCCGTGGGCGTAGCCCGGGCCACGAGTCCGCTGGGGCCCTACACGAAGCTGGGCAACCCCATCCTCAAGACGGGCGGCGGTTGGGTGGGGCCCGGCCACAACTCGGTGGTCACTGGACCCGGTGGGGACACGGTCATGGTCTACCACGCGTGGAACAGCGCCCACACGGCCCGGGTGATGCTCGTGGATGCGATGACGTGGCCCAACGGCTGGCCCGCGGTTCCGGAAGCTCCGTCCTCCGGTTCGCGGCCCATGCCGTAA
- a CDS encoding GNAT family N-acyltransferase: MSCIHWRWRVATTQRDLDDVARIRWAVFGGEMGLLHAQWSVSRREMTCIDTLDTTVHLLVHAGSEAVATMRVALPNAEVAANLGGTVGLEMAQRVDLSRVIQPGMSFAEPSRFCVLPKWRRTEAVTWLQTAMYTESRRRGVTHWIASANLETDSPEDALLSWQVAASRGWLSPRWRVDVPDPWQAPVHPRNRFYTPEERARAEQGQLDGLRLPRSPSLFASTMGARFISEPLYDAYFQWFTLPLVMALDEIPADSLARFHALEFGVSPAA; encoded by the coding sequence ATGAGCTGCATTCACTGGCGCTGGCGTGTTGCCACCACACAGCGGGATCTCGATGACGTGGCTCGCATCCGCTGGGCCGTCTTTGGCGGAGAGATGGGATTGCTGCACGCGCAGTGGTCGGTGTCGCGGCGGGAGATGACCTGCATCGACACGCTCGACACCACGGTGCACCTGCTCGTCCATGCCGGCTCGGAGGCCGTGGCGACCATGCGGGTGGCGCTGCCCAACGCGGAGGTGGCGGCGAACCTGGGCGGGACGGTGGGGCTGGAGATGGCTCAGCGGGTGGACCTCTCCAGGGTCATCCAGCCGGGCATGTCGTTCGCGGAGCCGTCGCGCTTCTGCGTGCTGCCGAAGTGGCGCCGCACGGAGGCCGTCACGTGGCTGCAGACGGCCATGTACACGGAGAGCCGGCGGCGCGGGGTGACGCACTGGATTGCGTCCGCGAACCTGGAGACGGACTCGCCCGAGGACGCGCTCTTGTCGTGGCAGGTGGCGGCCAGCCGCGGATGGCTCAGCCCTCGCTGGCGGGTGGACGTGCCCGACCCGTGGCAGGCGCCGGTGCATCCCCGCAACCGCTTCTATACGCCCGAGGAGCGGGCCAGGGCGGAGCAGGGGCAGCTGGACGGACTGCGGCTGCCCCGGTCGCCCTCGCTCTTCGCCAGCACGATGGGGGCTCGCTTCATCTCGGAGCCGCTCTACGACGCGTACTTCCAGTGGTTCACGCTGCCGCTCGTCATGGCGCTGGATGAAATCCCCGCGGACAGCCTGGCGCGCTTCCACGCGCTGGAGTTCGGTGTGAGCCCCGCCGCCTAG
- a CDS encoding SIR2 family protein, with translation MTVLTLTKALPRLQKAYQEHRLIPFLGAGFSAPLRLPTWSGLMRWMGGNLGFDPPELFEVHGNAQQLAGYFELEHPERLMGFIQEMRERFHHRDVDKQRRTSIQHQALAGCDFRTLYTTNFEHHIERALRDRNKKRKVLTLTRLEDFMKPVDPTACSVIKFHGDLAHPETIVLTESQFFDRHRLEAAPDQRLRSDLLGNVFLFVGYSFSDPNIRYIWHRMDRLRKESRKGTGASSTSAPLKSYWVTFGAGRVQPRLLEEWNIDVIELDASDKSASVAELLNQLHA, from the coding sequence ATGACCGTGCTGACGCTCACGAAGGCTCTGCCCCGGCTCCAGAAGGCCTATCAGGAGCACCGGCTGATTCCCTTCCTCGGGGCGGGCTTCTCCGCGCCGCTCCGGCTGCCCACCTGGAGCGGACTCATGCGGTGGATGGGAGGCAACCTGGGGTTCGACCCTCCGGAGCTCTTCGAGGTCCACGGCAACGCGCAGCAACTCGCCGGCTACTTCGAGCTCGAGCATCCGGAGCGGCTGATGGGCTTCATCCAAGAGATGAGGGAGCGCTTCCACCACCGCGACGTCGACAAGCAGCGGCGCACGTCCATCCAGCACCAGGCGCTCGCGGGCTGTGACTTCCGGACCCTCTACACGACGAACTTCGAGCACCATATCGAGAGAGCCCTGCGCGACCGGAACAAGAAGCGGAAGGTCCTCACGCTGACCCGGCTCGAGGACTTCATGAAGCCCGTGGACCCGACCGCCTGCAGCGTCATCAAGTTCCACGGCGACCTCGCGCACCCCGAGACAATCGTCCTGACGGAAAGCCAGTTCTTCGACCGCCACCGGTTGGAGGCCGCGCCGGATCAACGGCTGCGCAGCGACCTGCTGGGCAACGTGTTCCTCTTCGTGGGCTACAGCTTCAGCGACCCCAACATCCGGTACATCTGGCACCGGATGGATCGGCTCCGGAAGGAGAGCCGGAAAGGAACCGGCGCGAGCTCAACCTCCGCCCCGCTGAAGTCCTATTGGGTCACCTTTGGCGCGGGCCGCGTCCAGCCACGGCTGCTCGAGGAATGGAACATCGACGTCATCGAGCTGGATGCAAGCGACAAGTCCGCGAGCGTCGCCGAGTTGCTCAACCAATTGCATGCGTGA
- a CDS encoding PKD domain-containing protein: protein MPKSKQLASCLALALATVSPVALADSAIYGGGPFYSGGTAVMNDLRGSGFTTVILWSFHIEDNGDLVYNDIPVVRNGAYIGDPAWPTRLATLKTAPTSVNRIEVSIGAWSVPDFERMARLVNGTAAGCGSTLVCGTGTNSILYRNFQALKAATGANAVNFDDESAYDLAPTTQFGQMLIGQGFKITFAPYTQQTFWRNLKDNLGSAVDGIYLQVYDGGAGNNPASWNTAMGMTVDPGLWSRHGTNCASGDSPASVRSRMSTWKSSAGINGGFMWLYDDIQKCVAQGTSAQYAAAINSAVSGNTPPVANFGVTVSGLTATFSDASSDSDGTITSRNWSFGDGSGSTATNPSRVYASAGNYNVSLTVTDNGGASNTKTQAVSVGSGYANLALNKPTTGSTACNSSETPAKAVNGSVSGGTTDKFCSLVSGAWMQVDLGSAQTVSSFTVQHAGAGGEASTWNTRAFTLQTSTNGTSWSTPVTVTNNTANTSTHAISATSARYVRLNITTPSQNGDPATRIYELEVR from the coding sequence ATGCCGAAGTCGAAGCAACTCGCGTCCTGCCTTGCCCTCGCGCTGGCCACGGTCTCGCCAGTGGCCCTTGCCGACTCCGCGATCTACGGCGGCGGCCCGTTCTATTCCGGCGGCACCGCGGTGATGAACGACCTGCGCGGCTCGGGTTTCACCACCGTGATCCTCTGGAGCTTCCACATCGAGGACAACGGCGACCTCGTCTACAACGACATCCCGGTCGTCAGGAACGGCGCCTATATCGGCGACCCGGCCTGGCCCACGCGGCTGGCCACGCTCAAGACGGCGCCGACCTCGGTCAATCGCATCGAGGTGTCCATTGGCGCCTGGAGCGTCCCCGACTTCGAGCGCATGGCCCGGCTGGTCAACGGCACCGCCGCCGGCTGCGGCAGCACGCTCGTCTGCGGCACCGGCACCAACAGCATCCTCTACCGCAACTTCCAGGCGCTGAAGGCCGCCACCGGCGCCAACGCGGTCAACTTCGACGACGAGAGCGCCTACGACCTCGCTCCCACCACGCAGTTCGGGCAGATGCTCATTGGCCAGGGCTTCAAGATCACCTTCGCGCCCTACACCCAGCAGACCTTCTGGCGGAACCTCAAGGACAACCTCGGCAGCGCGGTCGACGGCATCTACCTGCAGGTCTACGACGGCGGCGCTGGCAACAACCCCGCGAGCTGGAACACCGCGATGGGCATGACCGTCGACCCGGGCCTGTGGTCTCGCCACGGCACCAACTGCGCCAGCGGCGACAGTCCGGCCTCGGTGCGGAGCCGGATGAGCACCTGGAAGAGCAGCGCCGGCATCAACGGCGGCTTCATGTGGCTGTATGACGACATCCAGAAGTGCGTGGCGCAGGGCACGAGCGCGCAGTACGCGGCGGCCATCAACTCGGCGGTCAGCGGCAACACCCCTCCCGTGGCCAACTTCGGCGTCACCGTGAGCGGACTCACCGCGACCTTCAGCGACGCCTCCAGCGACAGCGACGGCACCATCACCTCACGCAACTGGAGCTTCGGCGACGGCAGCGGCTCGACCGCGACGAATCCCAGTCGTGTCTATGCCAGCGCTGGCAATTACAACGTCAGCCTGACCGTGACGGACAACGGCGGCGCCAGCAATACCAAGACCCAGGCCGTCTCGGTCGGCTCGGGCTACGCCAACCTGGCGCTCAACAAACCTACGACCGGCTCCACCGCCTGCAACAGCAGCGAAACGCCCGCCAAGGCGGTCAACGGGAGCGTCTCCGGTGGCACCACCGACAAGTTCTGCTCGTTGGTGTCGGGCGCCTGGATGCAGGTGGATCTCGGCTCGGCGCAGACGGTCAGCAGCTTCACGGTCCAGCATGCCGGCGCGGGCGGCGAAGCGAGCACCTGGAACACCCGGGCCTTCACCCTCCAGACCTCCACCAACGGCACCAGCTGGAGCACCCCGGTGACGGTGACCAACAACACCGCCAACACCTCCACCCACGCCATCAGCGCCACGTCCGCGCGCTACGTCCGGCTCAACATCACCACCCCCAGCCAGAACGGTGACCCGGCGACGCGCATCTACGAACTCGAGGTTCGCTGA